AATATGCCGGACGAGTTCATATCCATACCGATCCTTGTGCAATAACAGCACGAGGACACAAAGCTCCAATACGCCTTTTTTTAATTGTGCATTAACCATAATATCTCCTTTACTTCCCCTATTCCTTTCGACACAACATTTTGTTTGTCTGCTGTTATGCGATGTCTGCTGTTTCTACATTACGGAGCGACAGATAGGCAGATAATACGCCTACCAGTGCCAACGAAACCGGCACAGCGGTAATCGAGAACATCGAAAAGTCGTTGCTGGTAGCGCTGGTCATACCAACGATTAACACAGCCGATACAAGCGTGGCAGGAACCGATTTGCGGCGCATACCGATATAGAGTGGGATTAAGGCAATCCCAGCAGAAGCAATCGAGCTGATCAAGATACTAATCATATTACGGGCAAAGATCGCCATGCTCATCGGCTCAGCCAGAAAATGCAGCCATTGATTCATCAGATAGAAAATGCCGCCAATCAGCAAATTGGATAACAGTATCGTCGAAAAGGTGAAAATTACGATAACAAGCAGCTTAGACAGCATGATTTTTTGTCGTTTGATCGGATACATAAACAGTACCGAGATCGATTTCGTTTTGTATTCTTCCAAAAATAAACGGGTAATCAGCACAGCCGCGAATACGGTAAAGGTAGAACGAACCGCGCTGCCAATAATACTGAATGCCATATCATAGCTATCAAACGGCACATTGCCATCCTTCGTTTCCATA
The DNA window shown above is from Paenibacillus sp. JQZ6Y-1 and carries:
- a CDS encoding ABC transporter permease yields the protein MLKLLTLEIRKYHLWRYMKGVIIANICFFALLALIYFMETKDGNVPFDSYDMAFSIIGSAVRSTFTVFAAVLITRLFLEEYKTKSISVLFMYPIKRQKIMLSKLLVIVIFTFSTILLSNLLIGGIFYLMNQWLHFLAEPMSMAIFARNMISILISSIASAGIALIPLYIGMRRKSVPATLVSAVLIVGMTSATSNDFSMFSITAVPVSLALVGVLSAYLSLRNVETADIA